The genomic stretch GACGCCTCAGGTTCATCGTGGACCTCGCGCAGGCTCTTCTTCTGCAGCAGAAAGACCTGACGCTGAAGGAGGCGTTCACTATCATGCAGGATACGAAGCGGGCAGCTCTGCTCTTGTTCCCTGACAAAGAATCCGTTTATGAGCTGATTTACACCCCTAGGTTCCGCAAGATCATAACCGACCGTTTCGTGATACCGGGCGGGTTCACTTCCCGACACACGTCATAGCGAATCCATTTTCCTGTTTATTTAATAAAATATATAATAATATCAGTATATTATATTGGTAGTTAGCACTCTACTTGACAGAGTGCTAATATTGTGATATATAGAAAATAGCATGGTGAGTTCGGAAGGAGGGATTACTATGAAAAGTCTCGTACGCTGGAACCCCTTTGGGACTCTTCAGAGATGGGATCCGTTGGATGAACTCCGTGGCATGCAGCATGAGATGGACAGGCTTTTTGACCGGCTTGGCATGGGACGGGATGTTACAGCTGCAGAAACGTTCAATGCCTGGGTTCCCTCGGTGGAGAGCTACATGAAGGGCAGTGACCTGATCGTCAAGTGCGAACTTCCGGGAATCGATCCCAAAGCCGTCGAGATAACGCTCGATGAGAATGCCCGGCAGCTGATCATCAAAGGTGAGCGCAAAACGGAAAAGGACACCAAGGAGGAAGATTACATCCACAGAGAGATGTCGTACGGCAGCTTCGAGAGACGATTCACGCTTCCCGAGGGCGTGAAGGCCGACCAGGTAAAGGCGAAATTCGCGAACGGCATTCTCGAAGTGAGCTTACCCGTTCCAAAGATCGCTCCGAAGGCCAAAAAGATAGAGATTGAAACACCGAAGATGATTGAAGGGGAAAAGGCGGACGTAAAGAAGGCCGCCTAAATGTCGGGAAATTCGGTTTCGATGGTGACATCCCGCATCTTATGGACGGATGCGGGATGTTTTTTAAGGCCTTATTTCAAAGGATTTCCGGGTACATGAGGGTGAATGAACGCTTGACACGGGAAGTCACGTATGCTAAATTGTTGGCACTCTCGCAGCGTGAGTGCTAACTTTTTTCCCTGAGCATCCTGGTGAATGCTTTATGGAGTTAGATGAAAGAAATAAAAGGGTTTTACAGGCTGTAATAGACAGTTACATCGCCAATGGTGCTCCTGTGGGGTCGGCCATTCTGGTCAAACGCTACGACTTCGGACTGAGTTCAGCGACACTCAGGAATATCATGGCCGATCTGGAGGAGCGGGGGTATCTTACGCATCCTCATACGTCGGCCGGGAGGGTACCCACAGACCGCGGCTACCGCTACTATATTGACAGTATCATCAACATCCGGAGGGACAGCGAAGACATAGAGGTCCAGCTACGACAGGTGCCGGAGATTCCCCTCCTGCAGGAGAGGGACCTTCACGGCCTCATGGAGGATGCCAGCCGGTTCCTGGCAACTCTCTCCAAGTGCGCAGGCGTGGTGGTTGCGCCTTCGGAGCCGGAAGGAACGTTCAAGCATATCGAGTTCGTGCGGCTGCGCGGCAGACAGGTGCTGCTGATCTTCGTGACGAATACCGGTATGGTCCAGAACAAGCTGATCGAGCTCGATGCGGCCGTGACGCAGCATGACCTGAACTACTTCAGCGCCTACCTGGACGAGGAACTGGAACAGCGGACGCTTGCCGAGATCCGTCAGCGGCTCGTGGAAAAGCTGAGGGAGGACAAGCAGGTTTTCATGCGGGTGATGGAAGAAACCTACCGGGCAAGCCAGCAGGTCCAGGAACGGGATGCGGAGAAGGTTTTCATCGGCGGCGCGTCGCAGGTCCTCGAGAGCCCGGAATTCGCGAACGTCGAGACGATGAGGAGCCTGTTCAAAGCGTTCGAGGACAAGTATAAGCTCCTAACGCTGCTTGACCGGAGCGCGGCGGCGGAAGGCGTGAAAGTTTTCATCGGGTCGGAGAACCCTTATTTTGAGATGCAGGGATGCAGCATGGTGGTCAGCACCTACCATGCCGCCGGCAACGTCGTGGGCACGCTCGGCGTGATCGGGCCGACGAGGATGCGTTACAAACAGGTGATCCAGGTCGTGGACTATACGGCGCAGCTGCTGACGAAACTGCTTGGCGAACGATATCAGCGAGGTCTGAACAAATGAAGAACGAATGGGACGAACAGTACGAGGACGAAGGACCCCCCGTTCCGCAGGAGGGTGAAGCGGCAGCCTCCGACGAGCGGGAGAGGCTGATCCAGGCCGCCGAGCAGAAGGCGAAGGAGGCTGCCGAGGCAAACGACAAGTATCTCCGGGTCTACGCGGAATTCGATAATTACCGCAAACGGATGCAGCGTGACATGGCGGAGTACAAGAAGTACGCAAATGAGCAGCTCGTGCTTGAGTTGCTGACGGTGGTGGATTCCATGTGTCTCGCCCTGAAGCACGCTGCGGAAGCGGGCGGGGCGGGAGAAGGACTGCAGCAGGGTGTGGAGCTGGTCTATAAACAGCTTCGGGATCTGCTCGAGAAGTTCGGTGTAAAACGGTTTTCAGCCAAGGGCGAGCCGTTCGACCCGGCCAAGCACGATGCGATGATGCAGGTCGTTACTGACGAGGTGCCGGAAAACTCCGTGGTGCAGGTATTCCAGGACGGCTACGTATACCACGATAAAGTGCTCCGCCACGCGAAGGTCAGCGTGTCGAAGAAGCCGCAGTCGGAGGCGGTCGCAGCTTCAGAACCATAAAACAGAACGGGCAGCATGGACGAAAGAGTGAGATGCAATCATCGTGAATATCCAAGGAGGCTTATATGGCAAAAGTGATAGGAATTGACCTGGGGACGACCAACTCCTGCGTAGCGATCATGGAAGGCGGCGAGCCGGTCGTTATCCCGAATTCGGAGGGAAGCCGGACCACGCCGTCGGTGGTCGCGATCACCGAGGGCGGCGAGCGGCTCGTGGGCCAGATCGCCAAACGTCAGGCGATCACGAACCCGGACAATACCATTTTCTCGATCAAACGGCTGATCGGACGCAAATTCGACTCGGCCGAGGTACAGGAGGCGATGAAGCACCTTCCGTACAAGATCGAAAAAGCGGCGAACGGCGATGCGCACGTCATGATCCGCGGGAAGGTGTACAGCCCGGCCGAGATATCGGCCATGATTTTGACCAAGATGAAGCAGACCGCTGAGGACTACCTCGGCGAGAAGGTGACCGACGCGGTCGTGACCGTGCCGGCCTATTTCAACGACAGCCAGCGCCAGGCCACGAAGGACGCCGGCAAGATCGCGGGGCTCAATGTGCTCAGGATCATCAATGAGCCGACCGCTGCGTCGCTGGCGTACGGGCTGGACAAGAAAAAGGACGAGACCATCGCGGTCTACGACCTGGGCGGAGGCACGTTCGACATCTCCATCCTGGAGCTGGGCGAGGGCGTGTTCGAGGTGAAGTCGACGA from Nitrospirota bacterium encodes the following:
- a CDS encoding Hsp20/alpha crystallin family protein; this encodes MKSLVRWNPFGTLQRWDPLDELRGMQHEMDRLFDRLGMGRDVTAAETFNAWVPSVESYMKGSDLIVKCELPGIDPKAVEITLDENARQLIIKGERKTEKDTKEEDYIHREMSYGSFERRFTLPEGVKADQVKAKFANGILEVSLPVPKIAPKAKKIEIETPKMIEGEKADVKKAA
- the hrcA gene encoding heat-inducible transcriptional repressor HrcA; this encodes MELDERNKRVLQAVIDSYIANGAPVGSAILVKRYDFGLSSATLRNIMADLEERGYLTHPHTSAGRVPTDRGYRYYIDSIINIRRDSEDIEVQLRQVPEIPLLQERDLHGLMEDASRFLATLSKCAGVVVAPSEPEGTFKHIEFVRLRGRQVLLIFVTNTGMVQNKLIELDAAVTQHDLNYFSAYLDEELEQRTLAEIRQRLVEKLREDKQVFMRVMEETYRASQQVQERDAEKVFIGGASQVLESPEFANVETMRSLFKAFEDKYKLLTLLDRSAAAEGVKVFIGSENPYFEMQGCSMVVSTYHAAGNVVGTLGVIGPTRMRYKQVIQVVDYTAQLLTKLLGERYQRGLNK
- the grpE gene encoding nucleotide exchange factor GrpE, producing the protein MKNEWDEQYEDEGPPVPQEGEAAASDERERLIQAAEQKAKEAAEANDKYLRVYAEFDNYRKRMQRDMAEYKKYANEQLVLELLTVVDSMCLALKHAAEAGGAGEGLQQGVELVYKQLRDLLEKFGVKRFSAKGEPFDPAKHDAMMQVVTDEVPENSVVQVFQDGYVYHDKVLRHAKVSVSKKPQSEAVAASEP